The following proteins are co-located in the Neodiprion virginianus isolate iyNeoVirg1 chromosome 6, iyNeoVirg1.1, whole genome shotgun sequence genome:
- the LOC124307531 gene encoding uncharacterized protein LOC124307531 isoform X3, whose protein sequence is MQNWNQWQMPAGAMSAPMPPTPAGFTAPGADPMAMMQSYMQYYNQPAPSGYTAEQWAAAQQQNWTQWQQWQQQFQQWQAQYGEKYQETMKQLSAQGLTLPNVTQAPPLPSSQPLPPLPKEEHAKPPLPPDNNKPFQYANMPPPHQNNLPLFPAKTQNSDYSAMNTTNYSQAPPLPPGQPPPPLPNPQEPQGVNLSGEKRAINTSDDFGSAKKTKLEDEELTEAEKTFDAQFKQWEEQFNKWKQQNANHPDKTQYKQYEAKWTSWREKLIERREQMRKKREQQKLTSKVDSEKTKNIPGGLTGKQDAENSSKLPGNTRTVAPSTQQHAMSQPLAMIAPTMTSNMTHAAWAAQQWAAQYNANITAPSYSGFQFLPGIAGPPIAGQSTQVPQLPQVSQGVGNDFSLPPPNLGNSSVNFSQPPPGFGANDSRQMLDSGLKQNDRNIHDRPPLLFDPSGDKKDGFGGNEQFSQSTDNFQSVTNRTDEKGDRFTMSDRTTLGSQFSIRNKPYDRDTQKSEFGMSNRLGGNQFGSDNERYNQPADRFGTTRPGSDFSTNDHSGPGNQRRQENDCFGNSEDRDSGKNRFSITQDRDSGINRFARDNDTFAPNSDRFSRHDRIGPGVNRSGHDDSNFGLGSDRFGSSNDRFGLDIDRFSAKNDRFGSDVDRFSSNNDRFGSSSLGDQFRALSKDRFGTGLDRFSSGNSLRGSSNDRLSLGNERFESGSNRFNDRDNFNKNSTFGRDNLGPGNERFNRNDRLDISDPFDSKDLSYVNDNRRDSFGDNSRGSNKNVRPFEASDNITPELRKLMEKRRAAMDVFKPRDDVFNPVRQNSLGSLSESFKKITGELPYTSRNLGDMGTKNLGLGHRGSENLMSRGPGDFGPRSMGTLHSNNNFGPQSSRGIEFGAFGSSSLDKLKPREEFAPSRNEFGPPRNEFAPPKAEFSLPRNEFAPSRNEFGPPRNEFGISGNEFGPPRSQGKFGPRGQEDLERGTRNDETAGDQSVNLGSKDKENFDHRDKGRASNEQAELICRLNTSEQGNNALEKDKILQLEPPCNILPLEKPPWLDTQFSEQNLNDNVNDGTNNNSASQNSGLVTNSERSNNEDVEKAAKSPSKNIDQESDNKDQDQSKGDTDKPMMALDEVNTDGKDRNALPFMGENDPKPEDLNMEPPPELPNLGPLTETPNMPAFRSSETNRDSSANSSGPIPPPLIPPRGPNPLFFDGPGSSSGPFRPGGPNIDQFGPRGPNVNRFEFRAPIDRQFGPRGLPFGLRGSSDTQFRPRGPNDILFGPRGSNNIHFGPRGPNDAQFGPRGPNDTQFGARGPNDTQFGPRGPNDAQFGPRGPNDAVFGSRGPNDTQFGPRGLNDTQFGPRNLNEGPFGPKGLGDSQFRSRASEQFGSKGIHDNQFNASNQRGPNDSLLGGRLTTEQFGPIGRGFSGPRGPGGGPFSQRPMNPPFAMSRDSNDGQFRPRGPNEGSFGLRGSNVGQRPAIPSLLGLQFDKQPKFDLPNACSNIPNQSSKGFESSSINMDESKTVDRRISGIGESDPTVRITMDQRPKFGPGVVLPQSRPTGLDHRTPFAQGVMERRSSFEKDIPGDGGQSLPFTQGGQMNNELRSLIRHGGSSLNPLHSQEGPEQRPFIQGGLRGLEKIPGVQGGSSNFDQRMEDNVLEQRPPFVLDGQGSSDSNMTRGREQKLGFDPTLRENKNNSQFDSGFRDRLSDHDDRRRPPHGSGIDEFRVGKQFNYNHGGSAVNKMITEIIPEKVIDYGHLTKAVVHEYITPVETFDYGHGNLKPVVPEHEIIPRKDFQHWEETEQSLKEYDERLRLYAREHEWKGRGNLRDDFKFDKPHSRERDWSRPDRRSFECDDRRPSDRDLRARRDRDNREERKERDHERDKDRCRDDRDRDDRDRDDRDREYGRNVDREDRSSKDGSDRRDKNRDTSDRNDRMKVEQNKECNRDDDRSKGNVSHPEHQSKSNANTSQETSTSEAKNDSAETTSTKMELPRMPNYTMVDDILFQPGRQTRPPKIVIILRGPPGSGKSFVAKLIKDKEVEQGGSAPRILSLDDYFLVEKEKETKDDNGKKVVAKEMVYEYEEAMEPSYLTSLVKAFKKNITDGYFNFIILDCINEKISDYEEMWSFAKTKGFQVYVCEMEMDVHICLKRNIHNRTEDEINKIVDYFEPTPNHHLKLDVNGMLQEEAIDEVHMEDSHPSPEDTTQANDDSQDSQDEQVGISKWEQMDADNKLDRLDGLAKKKNENRLQTMEDFLQVPDYYNMEDTSGKKRVRWADLEERKEQEKLRAVGFVVGHTNWDRMMDPTKGQSALTRTKYI, encoded by the exons atgcaaaattgGAACCAATGGCAAATGCCGGCTGGTGCCATGTCAGCACCAATGCCTCCCACACCAGCTGGCTTCACTGCACCAGGAGCAGATCCTATGGCTATGATGCAGTCCTATATGCAATATTATAATCAGCCA GCTCCAAGTGGCTATACTGCTGAACAATGGGCCGCTGCTCAGCAGCAAAATTGGACCCAGTGGCAGCAGTGGCAACAGCAATTTCAACAATGGCAAGCACAATATGGTGAAAAG TATCAAGAGACAATGAAGCAGTTATCGGCTCAGGGTTTAACCCTGCCAAATGTAACACAGGCGCCGCCACTGCCAAGTTCACAGCCTCTCCCTCCTCTTCCTAAAGAAGAACATGCAAAACCTCCTTTACCACCAGATAACAATAAACCATTCCAATATGCGAATATGCCTCCTCCACATCAAAACAATCTTCCATTATTTCCAGCTAAAACACAAAACTCTGATTATAGTGCCATGAATACTACAAATTATTCACAAGCACCACCTTTACCCCCAGGGCAACCACCCCCACCATTGCCAAACCCCCAAGAACCACAGGGTGTTAATTTGTCAGGTGAGAAACGAGCTATTAATACGTCAGATGATTTTGGTAGTGCTAAAAAGACGAAACTTGAAGACGAAGAGTTGACAGAAGCGGAGAAAACATTTGATGCTCAGTTTAAACAATGGGAAGAACAATTCAATAAGTGGAAACAACAGAATGCAAATCACCCTGATAAG ACACAATATAAGCAGTATGAAGCAAAGTGGACATCATGGCGGGAAAAGCTAATCGAACGTCGAGAGCAAATGCGTAAGAAACGTGAACAACAGAAGCTGACATCGAAGGTAGATTctgagaaaacgaaaaatattcctGGAG GGCTGACTGGGAAGCAGGATGcagaaaattcttcaaagTTACCAGGTAACACGAGGACTGTAGCACCTTCAACACAGCAACATGCTATGTCGCAGCCACTTGCAATGATTGCTCCAACGATGACAAGCAATATGACACATGCTGCATGGGCTGCGCAGCAATGGGCTGCTCAATATAATGCAAATATAACAGCCCCAAGTTACAGTGGTTTCCAATTTCTGCCTGGAATAGCTGGTCCCCCTATTGCTGGACAGTCTACTCAAGTTCCCCAATTACCCCAAGTAAGCCAAGGAgttggaaatgatttttctctGCCTCCTCCAAATCTGGGGAATTCAAgcgtgaatttttctcaaccaCCACCAGGATTTGGAGCTAATGATTCAAGGCAAATGTTGGACTCAGgattgaaacaaaatgatCGTAATATCCATGATAGACCTCCGCTGTTATTCGATCCGAGTGGTGACAAAAAAGATGGTTTTGGGGGTAATGAACAATTTTCTCAAAGCACTGATAATTTCCAATCTGTCACTAATCGTACTGATGAAAAAGGTGATCGTTTTACTATGAGTGACCGCACTACTTTAGGAAGTCAATTCTCAATTAGAAACAAGCCTTACGATCGAGACACACAAAAAAGTGAATTTGGCATGAGTAATCGTCTCGGAGGTAACCAATTTGGATCTGACAATGAGCGTTATAATCAACCAGCCGATCGATTTGGTACAACCAGACCAGGTAGCGACTTCAGTACTAATGATCATAGTGGTCCAGGAAATCAACGACGACAGGAAAATGACTGCTTCGGAAACAGTGAAGATCGAGATTCAGGAAAAAACCGTTTCAGCATCACTCAAGATCGAGATTCAGGAATCAATCGTTTTGCAAGAGATAATGATACTTTTGCTCCCAATAGTGACAGATTCAGCCGCCATGACCGCATTGGTCCAGGAGTTAATCGTAGTGGACATGATGATAGCAACTTTGGTCTGGGAAGTGATCGTTTTGGATCGAGTAACGATCGTTTTGGATTAGATATTGATCGATTCTCAGCGAAAAATGATCGTTTCGGATCAGATGTTGATCGGTTTTCGTCGAATAATGATCGTTTTGGGTCTAGTTCACTTGGTGATCAGTTTAGAGCACTATCTAAAGACCGATTTGGAACTGGATTAGATCGTTTCAGCTCTGGTAATAGCCTTCGGGGGTCTAGTAATGATCGTCTAAGCTTGGGCAATGAAAGATTTGAATCTGGAAGTAACCGATTTAATGATAGGgacaatttcaataaaaattctaccTTTGGACGTGATAATTTAGGCCCAGGAAACGAACGTTTTAACCGAAATGATCGATTAGATATTTCTGATCCTTTTGACTCTAAAGATCTTAGTTATGTAAATGACAACCGGCGTGATAGTTTTGGAGATAATTCTAGAGGATCGAACAAAAACGTCAGGCCATTTGAAGCTTCTGATAATATCACACCAGAACTGAGAAAACTTATGGAAAAACGACGGGCTGCTATGGATGTTTTCAAGCCAAGGGATGATGTATTTAATCCTGTTAGACAAAACAGTCTTGGTTCACTGAGCGAGAGCTTTAAGAAGATTACAGGAGAATTACCATACACATCGAGAAATCTTGGGGATATGGGAACAAAAAATCTTGGGCTAGGACACAGAGGCTCCGAAAATTTGATGTCTCGTGGACCAGGAGATTTTGGTCCTAGAAGTATGGGAACACTGCATAGTAATAACAACTTCGGTCCACAGTCTTCTAGAGGTATAGAATTTGGTGCCTTCGGAAGTTCCAGCCTGGATAAGTTGAAACCCAGAGAAGAGTTTGCACCCTCAAGAAATGAATTCGGTCCGCCGAGAAATGAATTTGCTCCTCCCAAGGCTGAATTTAGCTTACCCAGAAATGAATTTGCCCCTTCCAGAAATGAATTTGGTCCTCCTAGAAATGAATTTGGTATTTCTGGAAATGAATTTGGTCCTCCAAGAAGTCAAGGCAAATTTGGACCTCGAGGGCAAGAGGATCTGGAACGTGGAACTAGAAATGATGAAACAGCAGGCGATCAGTCAGTAAATTTGGGTTCAAAGgacaaagaaaattttgatcatcGGGATAAAGGTAGAGCCTCCAATGAGCAGGCTGAACTCATTTGTAGATTGAATACTTCTGAGCAAGGAAATAATGCTTTGGAAAAGGATAAAATTCTGCAACTTGAGCCTCCGTGCAATATTTTACCACTGGAAAAACCACCGTGGTTGGATACTCAATTCTCAGAACAGAATTTAAATGACAATGTAAATGATGGTACCAATAATAATTCTGCCAGTCAGAATAGTGGTCTTGTAACAAATTCGGAGCGTTCAAATAATGAAGATGTGGAAAAAGCAGCAAAATCTCCTTCTAAGAACATTGATCAGGAAAGTGATAACAAGGATCAAGACCAATCAAAAGGTGACACTGACAAGCCTATGATGGCACTTGATGAGGTAAATACTGATGGAAAAGATCGAAATGCTTTACCTTTCATGGGTGAAAATGATCCGAAACCTGAAGATTTGAATATGGAACCCCCGCCAGAACTTCCTAATCTAGGACCTTTAACAGAAACACCAAATATGCCAGCATTCAGATCAAGTGAAACAAATCGTGACTCAAGTGCCAACTCATCCGGTCCTATACCACCACCCTTGATCCCACCACGAGGACCGAATCCTTTATTTTTCGATGGTCCGGGCTCATCAAGTGGTCCATTCAGGCCCGGAGGCCCTAACATTGATCAGTTCGGACCTAGGGGTCCAAATGTAAACCGTTTCGAATTCAGAGCTCCTATTGATAGACAATTTGGGCCACGAGGTCTCCCGTTCGGCTTAAGAGGTTCGAGTGATACTCAGTTTCGCCCGAGAGGTCCAAACGACATTCTCTTTGGTCCAAGAGGttcaaataatattcattttggTCCAAGAGGTCCTAACGATGCTCAGTTTGGTCCACGCGGACCCAATGATACTCAGTTTGGTGCACGAGGGCCCAATGATACTCAGTTTGGCCCAAGAGGCCCAAATGATGCTCAGTTTGGTCCGAGAGGTCCGAACGATGCTGTGTTTGGGTCAAGAGGACCGAACGACACTCAGTTTGGTCCAAGAGGTCTAAATGATACTCAGTTTGGCCCACGAAATCTGAATGAAGGGCCCTTTGGACCCAAAGGATTAGGTGATAGTCAGTTTAGATCAAGAGCTTCAGAGCAATTTGGTTCGAAAGGTATCCATGACAATCAGTTTAATGCCTCTAATCAAAGAGGTCCAAATGATAGTTTACTAGGAGGTCGCTTAACTACTGAGCAATTTGGTCCAATCGGACGCGGTTTCTCTGGACCAAGAGGGCCAGGTGGTGGACCATTTAGTCAACGGCCAATGAATCCGCCATTTGCAATGTCTAGAGACTCCAATGACGGACAGTTTAGGCCGCGAGGGCCAAATGAGGGAAGCTTTGGGTTACGAGGATCAAATGTTGGTCAAAGACCAGCGATTCCATCTCTTTTGGGACTTCAATTTGATAAACAGCCAAAATTTGATCTACCAAATGCATGTAGCAATATTCCTAATCAGAGTAGTAAGGGCTTTGAGTCAAGCAGTATTAATATGGATGAGAGCAAAACTGTTGATAGGAGAATATCTGGAATTGGTGAGTCTGATCCGACGGTGCGCATTACAATGGATCAAAGGCCTAAGTTTGGTCCAGGTGTAGTATTACCACAGAGTAGACCTACAGGCTTGGACCACAGAACTCCATTTGCCCAAGGAGTAATGGAACGGAGATCATCATTCGAAAAAGATATTCCAGGTGATGGAGGACAAAGTTTGCCTTTCACGCAAGGAGGACAAATGAATAATGAACTAAGATCACTCATTCGGCATGGTGGATCATCGTTAAATCCACTACATTCTCAAGAAGGTCCAGAGCAACGACCATTCATCCAAGGTGGTCTGAGAggtttggaaaaaattcctgGTGTGCAGGGTGGGTCAAGTAATTTTGATCAAAGAATGGAAGACAACGTTCTAGAACAAAGACCTCCATTTGTGCTAGATGGACAAGGAAGTTCAGATTCCAACATGACACGTGGCCGTGAACAGAAATTAGGGTTTGATCCTACCttacgtgaaaataaaaataactcaCAGTTTGACTCAGGATTTCGTGATAGATTGAGTGATCATGATGATCGCCGAAGACCACCACATGGTTCAGGCATTGATGAATTTCGTGTTGGGAAACAATTCAATTATAACCATGGTGGAAGTGCAGTGAATAAGATGATCACTGAAATAATTCCTGAAAAAGTTATAGATTACGGCCACCTAACGAAAGCTGTCGTACATGAGTACATAACTCCCGTTGAGACATTTGATTATGGTCATGGTAATTTAAAACCTGTGGTGCCTGAACATGAAATAATACCACGAAAAGATTTTCAACACTGGGAGGAAACCGAACAAAGTTTGAAAGAATATGACGAAAGATTAAGATTATATGCACGGGAACATGAATGGAAAGGTCGTGGAAACTTACGAgatgatttcaaatttgataaacCACATTCAAGAGAACGTGATTGGTCCAGGCCAGACAGAAGATCGTTTGAATGCGATGATCGAAGACCATCAGATAGAGACTTAAGAGCTAGGAGAGACAGAGATAACAGGGAAGAGCGCAAGGAACGTGACCACGAACGTGACAAGGACCGATGCCGTGATGACAGAGATCGGGATGATAGAGATCGCGATGATAGAGATCGTGAATATGGACGTAATGTCGATCGAGAAGACCGTTCATCGAAAGATGGAAGTGATCGTAGAG ATAAAAATCGAGACACAAGTGACAGAAATGACCGAATGAAAGtcgaacaaaataaagaatgcAACAGAGATGACGACAG ATCTAAGGGCAACGTAAGTCATCCGGAGCATCAGAGTAAAAGCAACGCTAATACTTCTCAGGAAACCAG TACTTCAGAGGCTAAAAATGATTCTGCGGAGACAACTTCCACGAAAATGGAACTGCCAAGAATGCCAAACTACACCATGGTTGacgatattttattccagcCTGGACGTCAGACTAGGCCACCCAAGATAGTGATTATTTTAAGAGGGCCACCAGGCAGTGGGAAGTCATTTGTTGCTAAACTCATCAAG GATAAAGAAGTCGAGCAAGGAGGTTCAGCTCCAAGAATTTTAAGCCTTGACGATTATTTCCTTGttgaaaaggagaaagaaactAAGGACGATAATGGCAAAAAAGTAGTTGCaaag GAAATGGTCTATGAGTACGAAGAAGCAATGGAACCCAGTTACTTGACATCTCTTGTCAAGGCatttaaaaagaatatcaCAGACGGCTactttaatttcattattctgGATtgtattaatgaaaaaatttctgattaCGAGGAAATGTGGAGCTTTGCTAAAACCAAGGGCTTTCAG GTGTATGTATGTGAGATGGAAATGGATGTACACATTTGCTTGAAGCGCAATATTCATAATCGCACCGAGGacgaaattaataaaatcgtCGATTATTTTGAACCAACACCTAACCACCACTTGAAACTGGATGTTAATGGGATGCTCCAGGAAGAAGCAATCGATGAg GTTCATATGGAAGATAGCCACCCATCACCGGAGGATACTACCCAAGCAAATGATGATAGCCAGGATAGTCAAGACGAACAAGTT GGAATCAGCAAGTGGGAACAGATGGATGCCGACAATAAGTTGG ATCGTCTAGATGGTTTagctaaaaagaaaaacgaaaaccgtCTTCAAACAATGGAAGATTTCCTTCAGGTGCCCGATTATTATAACATGGAAGATACatcaggaaaaaaaaga GTACGATGGGCAGATTTGGAAGAACgaaaagaacaagaaaaattgcGGGCAGTTGGTTTCGTCGTAGGTCACACCAATTGGGACCGAATGATGGATCCTACCAAAGGACAGAGCGCACTTACGCGTACCAAGTACATATGA